The Frondihabitans australicus genome includes a region encoding these proteins:
- a CDS encoding thiamine-binding protein yields MLVAFSVSPSGGPAAGSEPDSVHTAVAAAVKVVRDSGLPNRTTSMFTEIEGEWDDVMAVVKAATEAVAPFGRRVSLVLKADIRPGHTGEIDGKVARLEQALDGESGEG; encoded by the coding sequence ATGCTCGTAGCGTTCAGCGTCTCCCCGTCCGGCGGCCCGGCCGCGGGCTCGGAGCCCGACTCCGTGCACACGGCGGTCGCGGCGGCCGTCAAGGTCGTGCGCGACTCCGGGCTCCCGAACCGCACCACGTCGATGTTCACCGAGATCGAGGGGGAGTGGGACGACGTCATGGCCGTCGTCAAGGCCGCGACCGAGGCCGTCGCGCCCTTCGGCCGCCGGGTGTCGCTCGTGCTCAAGGCCGACATCCGCCCCGGGCACACGGGCGAGATCGACGGCAAGGTGGCGCGGCTCGAGCAGGCTCTCGACGGGGAGAGCGGCGAGGGCTGA